In a genomic window of Piliocolobus tephrosceles isolate RC106 chromosome 1, ASM277652v3, whole genome shotgun sequence:
- the PYHIN1 gene encoding LOW QUALITY PROTEIN: pyrin and HIN domain-containing protein 1 (The sequence of the model RefSeq protein was modified relative to this genomic sequence to represent the inferred CDS: inserted 2 bases in 1 codon; deleted 2 bases in 1 codon) produces the protein MVSKYKNIVLLKELEAINDYHFSIIKSLLINDLKLNXMRDEYDKIQIADLMEEKFPGDAGLGKLRTLQRIPTLRGDLAETIRKVKLLVLNKIKSIPAKGKTSSKKRKQRKVGPTIPLATTDKKFTAEGAEETPIAQKRKNPTKEKTGTKRSKMSEEQTQPPCPAGAGMSTAMGHSPIPKTSSSAPPNTSSTELHLINLILSLTSGGFLSCVVWEKDREAPDHGWEQADSKDGNTLKEIVERETMTVETGVKE, from the exons ATGGTGAGTAAGTACAAGAACATTGTTCTGCTGAAAGAATTAGAGGCCATCAATGACTATCACTTCAGCATAATTAAGTCCTTACTGATCAATGATTTAAAACTTAA AATGAGAGATGAGTATGACAAAATTCAGATTGCTGACTTGATGGAAgaaaagttcccaggtgatgctggttTGGGCAAACTAAGAACTCTTCAAAGAATACCAACACTG AGAGGCGACCTTGCTGAAACTATTAGAAAAGTCAAA ttattggttttgaataaaattaaatccaTTCCAGCAAAAGGAAAAACCTCATCaaagaagaggaagcagagaaaagtagGTCCAACTATACCTTTAGCGACCACGGACAAGAAGTTCACAGCTGAAGGAGCAGAGGAGACTCCTATAGCTCAG aaaagaaaaaacccaaccAAAGAAAAGACTGGAACCAAAAGGAGTAAGATGTCCGAGGAGCAGACTCAGCCTCCCTGTCCTGCAGGAGCTGGCATGTCCACAGCCATGGGCCATTCCCCAATTCCCAAGACCTCATCATCAGCTCCACCCAACACTTCCTCAACTGAGTTACA CTTGATAAATTTGATATTATCTCTGACATCAGGAGGTTTTCTGTCCTGTGTTGTTTGGGAGAAAGATAGAGAG GCTCCAGACCATGGCTGGGAGCAAGCAGACTCAAAAGATGGCAATACCTTAAAGGAGATTGTTGAGAGAGAAACAATGACCGTTGAGACTGGAGTAAAAGAATAA